The following are encoded together in the Lactuca sativa cultivar Salinas chromosome 1, Lsat_Salinas_v11, whole genome shotgun sequence genome:
- the LOC111904142 gene encoding probable methyltransferase PMT24 — protein MAQGKYSRVDGKKSSCSTATIVVVVGVCLVAVWMFMSSSAAPGQTPDLPAATETKQKVTANPSSQFEDNSGDLPDDAVKDEGNQETTQNGGDSNSEESNTNEVETNTNTGDESSSNDEKSNSEDGNANSDSNEGEKSNSSDTDSNESESSNSNNTDSNSDSNETGKTDSEDEKVKPDEKVEKEEEKQTEESSGENKTEDFSAATQSEILKETNTQNGAFSTQAAESASEKESQSPSSSKNYKWKTCNVTAGPDYIPCLDNLEAIRHLHGRSHYEHRERHCPDESPTCLVPLPEGYKTSIKWPRSREQIWYSNVPHTKLAAVKGHQNWVKVTGEYLTFPGGGTQFKNGALHYIDFIQNSLPDIAWGKRTRVILDVGCGVASFGGYLFERDVVAMSFAPKDEHEAQVQFALERGIPAISAVMGTIRLPFPSKVFDVVHCARCRVPWHIEGGKLLLELNRMLRPGGYFVWSATPVYQNKPEDVEIWEAMSKLTKAMCWELVKVNNDKLNEVGAAIYRKPTTNECYESRQQNDPPLCESKDDPDAIWNVQLQACIHKVPVDSSVRGSEWPKTWPQRLESPPYWLKSSEVGVYGKSAPEDFTADYENWKRVVSKSYLNGLGIDWSSVRNVMDMRAIYGGFAAALRDLKVWVMNVVPVDSPDTLPIIYERGLFGIYHNWCESFSTYPRTYDLLHADHLFSDVKKRCKLQSLMAEVDRILRPEGKLIVRDTVETIAEVESMAKSMQWKVRMTYNKDNEGMLCVEKTLWRPTEIETVAYAIE, from the exons ATGGCTCAGGGAAAATATTCCCGAGTCGATGGGAAGAAGTCATCATGTTCAACAGCTACAatcgttgttgttgttggggtTTGTTTAGTTGCAGTTTGGATGTTCATGTCCTCATCTGCTGCCCCCGGTCAGACTCCCGACCTGCCCGCTGCCACAGAAACAAAACAAAAGGTGACCGCAAACCCTTCTTCCCAATTTGAAGATAATTCCGGCGATCTACCCGATGATGCAGTGAAAGATGAGGGGAATCAAGAAACTACTCAAAATGGAGGCGATTCCAATTCCGAGGAATCCAACACAAATGAAGTCGAAACCAACACCAACACCGGAGATGAATCTAGTTCGAATGACGAAAAATCAAACTCTGAAGACGGAAATGCGAATTCCGATTCGAATGAAGGTGAAAAGAGTAATTCCAGCGACACCGATTCGAATGAAAGTGAGTCGAGTAATTCCAACAACACCGATTCCAATTCCGATTCGAATGAAACTGGAAAGACCGATTCCGAAGACGAGAAGGTTAAGCCAGACGAGAAGgtagagaaagaagaagaaaagcaAACGGAAGAAAGCTCGGGTGAAAACAAGACCGAAGATTTCTCGGCTGCAACACAATCCGAGATTCTAAAAGAAACCAACACACAAAACGGGGCCTTTTCCACTCAAGCAGCTGAGTCAGCAAGTGAGAAAGAATCACAATCGCCATCGTCATCAAAGAATTACAAGTGGAAGACATGTAATGTGACAGCTGGACCAGATTACATTCCGTGTCTTGACAATTTGGAAGCCATTAGACACCTTCATGGTAGGAGCCACTACGAGCATAGAGAGAGACACTGCCCAGATGAGTCCCCTACATGCCTTGTTCCTCTGCCTGAAGGCTACAAAACATCAATCAAGTGGCCTAGAAGCCGAGAACAG ATATGGTACAGTAATGTCCCACACACGAAGCTTGCTGCAGTAAAAGGTCATCAAAATTGGGTCAAAGTTACCGGAGAATACCTTACTTTCCCTGGTGGTGGCACTCAATTTAAGAATGGAGCTCTTCACTACATAGACTTTATCCAAAAC tcacttcctgatatCGCATGGGGTAAAAGAACCAGAGTGATATTGGATGTTGGATGTGGAGTTGCTAGTTTTGGAGGGTATCTTTTTGAGAGAGATGTGGTTGCAATGTCGTTTGCTCCAAAGGATGAACATGAAGCTCAAGTGCAATTTGCATTGGAAAGGGGTATTCCTGCCATTTCAGCTGTTATGGGTACCATCAGGCTGCCATTCCCTAGTAAGGTCTTTGATGTTGTTCATTGTGCTCGTTGCAGAGTCCCATGGCATATTGAAG GAGGTAAACTTTTGTTGGAGCTCAACCGTATGTTAAGGCCTGGTGGTTACTTTGTATGGTCTGCTACCCCTGTTTACCAAAATAAACCTGAAGATGTGGAAATTTGGGAAG CTATGTCTAAACTAACAAAGGCAATGTGCTGGGAGTTGGTGAAGGTCAACAATGACAAATTGAACGAGGTTGGTGCAGCAATATACAGAAAGCCAACAACCAACGAATGCTATGAAAGCAGACAACAAAACGATCCACCTCTATGTGAAAGCAAAGACGACCCAGATGCAATCTG GAATGTGCAACTTCAAGCATGTATCCATAAAGTCCCGGTTGACTCATCAGTGCGTGGCTCAGAATGGCCTAAAACATGGCCACAGAGGCTGGAGTCACCACCATATTGGTTGAAGAGTAGTGAGGTTGGAGTTTATGGAAAATCAGCCCCTGAAGACTTCACTGCTGACTATGAAAACTGGAAACGTGTTGTCTCAAAATCGTATTTGAACGGATTAGGAATCGATTGGTCTTCCGTCAGAAATGTCATGGATATGCGCGCTATATATGGAGG ATTTGCGGCTGCATTGAGGGACTTGAAAGTTTGGGTGATGAATGTTGTACCCGTTGATTCACCGGATACTCTTCCAATTATATATGAGCGAGGACTCTTTGGCATATATCACAATTGGTGTGAATCATTCAGCACTTACCCACGGACATACGATCTTCTTCACGCGGATCATCTTTTCTCTGACGTTAAAAAGAG GTGCAAGTTACAGTCGCTAATGGCGGAAGTTGACAGAATTTTGAGACCCGAAGGTAAACTGATAGTGCGTGATACTGTGGAGACGATTGCTGAGGTGGAAAGCATGGCAAAGTCTATGCAATGGAAGGTTAGGATGACTTACAACAAGGACAATGAAGGGATGTTATGTGTGGAGAAGACGTTATGGCGTCCCACAGAGATAGAAACAGTTGCATACGCAATCGAATAG